One genomic window of Conger conger chromosome 9, fConCon1.1, whole genome shotgun sequence includes the following:
- the LOC133136169 gene encoding platelet endothelial aggregation receptor 1-like codes for MVMSSKCAVALHLLGFLLDLAWPLNPGDPNVCSLWESYTTSVKESYSHPYDQVHEEPCSDAWSFYKCTRHRITYKTAYRQAVKLDYRRRYQCCPGYYESREKCVPRCTKECVHGRCVAPDHCQCEDGWQGEDCSSVVCDEQHWGSACTQTCGCQHGGRCHAQTGTCQCRPGYRGPGCEDPCPAGTFGRGCLQHCLCGTGGSCDRETGECRCREGFTGTLCDQACPPKRCPRRCPCQNQGFCRGEGVCVCPPGWMGSVCTERCPGGKFGMNCSQECVCHNGGVCDVGTGSCKCAAGFTGERCSEECAVGSYGQDCAGACDCANGARCYNIHGGCLCEPGFSGPRCSSRMCPEGLYGVHCDQRCLCTSTHTLSCHPMKGDCTCHPGWAGLFCNETCPQGFYGRGCQDTCLCLNGGVCDSVTGHCQCTLGYTGKHCENHCDRGSYGRSCSLTCSCSSSHSLACSPIDGTCFCREGWKGLDCSTPCSGGSWGPGCNGTCRCSNRASCSPVDGSCSCTAGWKGALCDQPCPEGWYGPGCKQRCDCLHSSGCDGRTGQCLCLPGWTGSQCSQPCPAGTWGGRCDRNCSCLNSATCLRNNGTCLCSAGYWGAQCQHICGAGSFGPRCGALCPPCARSSAPCHHVTGECQCAPGYSGILCDQACPLGRYGKQCASVCRCANNSTCHHADGSCQCPPGWTGPDCSEQCRPGTFGLNCAHVCTCPSNASCNPHTGTCVCVGANCIQGRDIDLVVPVTPVEGVSSSSIVGFSLLVALVVLLLVLLLVYRRRHANKQSHIPTVSYSATHSVNSEYMVPDVPHTYHHYYYNPSYHTLSQNRPPLPQIPNNQDRSVKNTNNQLSCKGKNAERERLGPFGMDSNATLPADWKHDEAPSPKNQGAFGMDRSHSYSASLGKYYNKGLSKDSPVTDSCSSLNGENVYATIKDLPPPLPRAQDSGYMEMTPFARDRGYPEISLPPPPPIPTHRGTKRGSLGSVPEQEPQSHYDLPVNSHIPGHYDLPPVRRPPSPKPRRHPH; via the exons ATGGTGATGTCATCAAAGTGCGCAGTGGCCCTGCATCTCCTGGGCTTCCTGCTTGACCTTGCGTGGCCTTTGAACCCTGGTGACCCCAACGTTTGCAGCCTATGGGAGAG CTACACAACCTCGGTGAAGGAGTCTTACAGCCACCCCTACGACCAGGTGCACGAGGAGCCCTGCTCTGATGCCTGGAGCTTCTACAAGTGCACCCGGCACAG GATCACGTACAAGACGGCCTATCGGCAGGCAGTGAAGCTGGACTACCGCAGGAGGTACCAGTGTTGCCCTGGTTACTACGAGAGCAGAGAGAAATGCGTCC CTCGCTGTACCAAGGAGTGTGTTCACGGCCGCTGTGTGGCACCAGACCACTGCCAGTGTGAGGACGGCTGGCAGGGTGAGGACTGCTCCAGTG TCGTCTGTGATGAGCAGCACTGGGGCTCAGCCTGCACTCAGACCTGCGGGTGCCAGCACGGCGGTCGCTGCCACGCCCAGACCGGGACCTGCCAGTGTCGCCCGGGATACCGGGGACCCGGCTGCGAGGACCCCTGCCCTGCCGGGACCTTCGGGCGCGGCTGTCTGCAGCACTGCCTGTGCGGGACGGGGGGGTCCTGCGACAGAGAGACGGGGGAGTGTCGCTGCAGGGAGGGCTTCACCGGGACCTT GTGTGACCAGGCCTGCCCCCCCAAACGCTGCCCCCGCCGCTGCCCCTGTCAGAACCAGGGCTtctgcagaggggagggggtctgtgtgtgcccCCCAGGGTGGATG ggCTCGGTGTGTACGGAGCGCTGTCCGGGGGGCAAGTTTGGGATGAACTGCtcccaggagtgtgtgtgccaCAACGGGGGGGTGTGTGACGTGGGCACAGGCAGCTGCAAGTGTGCGGCTGGCTTCACGGGGGAACG gtgCAGTGAGGAGTGTGCAGTGGGCAGTTACGGGCAGGACTGCGCTGGAGCGTGTGACTGTGCTAACGGGGCGCGCTGCTATAACATCCACGGGGGCTGCCTGTGTGAGCCGGGGTTCAGCGGCCCAcgctgcagcagcaggatgtGCCCTGAGGGGCTCTACGGAGTGCACTGTGACCAGCGCTGCCTCtgtaccagcacacacactctgag CTGTCACCCAATGAAAGGAGACTGCACGTGTCACCCAGGGTGGGCGGGGCTCTTCTGCAATGAGACCTGTCCACAGGGTTTCTATGGCCGCGGTTGCCAGGATACCTGCCTGTGTCTGAACGGGGGAGTGTGTGACAGCGTTACCGGCCACTGCCAGTGCACCCTGGGATACACG GGGAAGCACTGTGAGAATCACTGTGACAGAGGCTCCTATGGGAGGAGCTGCTCACTGACCTGCAGCTGTAGCTCCTCCCACTCCCTGGCCTGTTCCCCCATCGACGGGACCTGCTTCTGCAGAGAGg GCTGGAAGGGCTTGGACTGTTCCACCCCGTGTTCCGGGGGGAGCTGGGGGCCGGGCTGCAATGGTACGTGCCGGTGCTCCAACAGAGCGTCGTGCAGCCCCGTGGACGGCTCCTGCAGTTGCACCGCCGGGTGGAAGGGGGCGCTGTGTGACCAGCCCTGTCCG gagggctGGTACGGTCCCGGCTGTAAGCAGAGGTGTGACTGTCTCCACTCGAGCGGCTGTGATGGACGCACTGGGCAGTGCCTGTGCCTGCCAGGCTGGACAG GCTCCCAGTGTTCCCAGCCCTGCCCCGCGGGCACCTGGGGGGGGCGCTGTGACCGGAACTGCTCCTGCCTCAACAGCGCCACCTGTCTGCGGAACAACGGCACCTGCCTGTGCAGCGCTGGGTACTGGGGAGCCCAGTGCCAACACA tctgtggGGCGGGCTCATTCGGCCCCCGCTGTGGTGCGCTGTGCCCCCCGTGCGCTCGTTCCTCTGCCCCCTGTCATCACGTGACGGGCGAGTGCCAGTGCGCCCCAGGGTACTCTGGGATACTGTGTGACCAAG CATGCCCACTGGGGCGTTATGGGAAgcagtgtgccagtgtgtgtcgCTGTGCCAACAACTCCACGTGTCACCATGCCGACGGCTCATGCCAGTGTCCCCCAGGCTGGACAGGGCCGGACTGCTCTGAGC AGTGCCGTCCCGGGACATTTGGCCTGAACTGCGCCCATGTGTGTACCTGTCCCTCCAACGCCAGCTGTAACCCCCACACCggaacgtgtgtgtgcgttggcgCAAACTGCATTCAAG GGCGGGACATTGACCTGGTGGTGCCGGTGACCCCGGTGGAGGGGGTGAGCTCCAGTTCGATCGTGGGCTTCAGCCTGCTGGTGGCGCTAGtcgtgctgctgctggtgctgctgctggtttACCGCCGTCGCCATGCCAACAAGCAGAGCCATATCCCGACCGTGTCGTACTCCGCCACTCACTCCGTCAACTCAGAGTACATGGTGCCAG ACGTCCCGCACACCtaccaccactactactacaacCCCAGCTACCACACGCTGTCCCAGAACCGGCCCCCTCTGCCCCAAATCCCCAACAACCAGGACCGCTCTGTGAAG AACACCAACAACCAGCTCTCCTGCAAGGGGAAGAACGCGGAGCGGGAACGTCTGGGCCCGTTCGGGATGGACAGCAACGCCACGCTTCCTGCCGACTGGAAGCACGACGAGGCGCCTTCCCCGAAAAACCAGG gaGCGTTCGGCATGGACAGAAGCCACAGCTACAGTGCCAGTCTGGGCAAATACTACAACAAAG GGCTGTCCAAGGACTCTCCCGTGACGGACAGCTGCAGCTCGTTAAACGGCGAGAACGTCTACGCCACCATCAAGGAcctgcccccgcccctgccccgcgCACAGGACAGCGGGTACATGGAGATGACCCCCTTCGCCCGGGACAGGGGCTACCCCGAAATCAGcctcccgcccccgccccccatccccacacacaggggTACAA aacGCGGTTCCCTTGGCAGCGTTCCCGAGCAGGAGCCCCAAAGCCACTACGACCTCCCCGTGAACAGCCACATCCCGGGACACTACGACCTCCCCCCGGTGCGCCGCCCGCCCTCCCCCAAACCACGGAGGCACCCGCACTGA